From one Candidatus Methanoplasma termitum genomic stretch:
- a CDS encoding hemolysin family protein, with the protein MNKRKIHFGLNGVMMDPLFLILISILMVVLVGVSAYFACSETAYTGMNAIRVKNLVYEGRKNADKALKIYEDYDRLLTTALVGNTVVNIAISSLGTMLFSELFGAAMGVVVATIVTAMIILTFAEVIPKTLAKRNAERYSLRLAGSLYTVMTIVLPITWVFIKLTNFLSKNAKNDSEDIPSFTEDELHVMIDEVTEEGALERSEGELIKSAMQFDDIKVSEMYTPRSNITAVNLKADIEEVKELFLESEYSRIPVFDKSVDRIIGAIHTKDFFSRYVSGEPFTLNDIIMPVKFVPESTSIAALLSDLQKTHIHMAIVLDNFGRTLGLVTMEDILEELVGDIWDEGDEAVYPIHKEKDGSYTVPGEANISEIMNRLGIEFDAGDLKGQSINAFVHQNINGVPKRGDKIELENCRIVVRSMKSRRIKEVRICTIKEDGTTCQELPEN; encoded by the coding sequence TTGAATAAAAGAAAAATTCATTTCGGCCTGAACGGTGTAATGATGGATCCGTTGTTCCTGATACTCATATCAATATTGATGGTGGTTCTAGTCGGGGTCTCCGCTTATTTCGCATGTTCGGAGACAGCCTATACAGGCATGAACGCCATTAGGGTCAAGAACCTCGTCTACGAGGGCCGTAAGAACGCCGACAAGGCCCTCAAGATATACGAGGACTACGACAGGCTCCTGACGACCGCACTCGTCGGCAACACTGTTGTGAACATAGCCATATCTTCGCTGGGAACGATGCTGTTCTCCGAACTTTTCGGTGCGGCGATGGGTGTGGTCGTCGCAACCATTGTGACAGCGATGATAATATTGACATTCGCGGAAGTGATCCCAAAAACGTTGGCGAAGAGGAATGCAGAACGCTATTCCCTGCGGCTTGCGGGATCATTGTACACGGTGATGACGATCGTCCTGCCTATAACTTGGGTCTTCATAAAACTCACGAACTTCCTTTCGAAGAACGCAAAGAACGATTCCGAAGACATCCCATCCTTTACAGAAGACGAACTCCACGTCATGATCGATGAAGTGACGGAAGAGGGCGCATTGGAAAGAAGTGAGGGAGAATTGATCAAATCTGCGATGCAGTTCGATGACATCAAGGTGTCGGAGATGTACACTCCCAGATCGAACATCACAGCTGTCAATCTCAAAGCTGATATAGAGGAGGTCAAAGAACTGTTCCTGGAGTCGGAATACTCCAGAATACCCGTATTCGATAAGTCTGTCGACCGCATCATAGGCGCTATCCATACAAAGGATTTCTTCTCCAGATATGTCAGCGGCGAGCCGTTCACCTTGAATGATATAATCATGCCTGTAAAATTCGTTCCCGAGAGCACCAGTATAGCTGCGTTGCTCAGTGATCTCCAGAAAACGCACATACATATGGCGATCGTTTTGGACAACTTCGGAAGAACTCTCGGCCTTGTTACGATGGAGGACATCCTCGAGGAACTTGTCGGAGATATTTGGGACGAAGGCGATGAGGCCGTATATCCCATTCATAAAGAGAAAGATGGGAGTTATACGGTTCCGGGTGAGGCCAACATATCTGAGATAATGAACAGGTTAGGAATAGAATTCGACGCGGGCGACCTGAAAGGCCAATCCATAAATGCCTTTGTGCACCAAAACATTAATGGTGTGCCTAAGAGGGGCGATAAGATAGAACTTGAGAACTGCAGAATAGTCGTCAGATCAATGAAAAGCCGCCGCATAAAGGAAGTTAGGATATGCACCATTAAGGAAGATGGCACCACGTGTCAGGAATTACCAGAGAATTGA
- a CDS encoding RNA-binding domain-containing protein: MQGTFHWLRVNIFCYATENEELIHEKTAELLGTDEFECDVADSEHGNKIIILSAELSKQRDIVPIFTRLGKDVIDELRERLDEKIDEDCVLFMRLDKQELVQGRYVIASHGDVLSIAGKIVSHPARKEIAKTKMTEFLNSLVIPDTWCHLP; encoded by the coding sequence ATGCAGGGTACGTTCCATTGGCTCAGGGTAAACATTTTCTGTTATGCCACTGAGAACGAGGAACTTATCCATGAGAAGACGGCAGAGCTGCTTGGCACCGACGAGTTCGAATGCGATGTCGCCGACAGCGAACACGGCAACAAGATAATCATTCTAAGCGCAGAGCTTTCCAAACAGAGGGATATCGTACCGATATTCACAAGGCTCGGGAAGGATGTTATCGACGAGCTCAGAGAGCGTCTTGATGAAAAGATAGATGAAGACTGTGTCCTATTCATGAGGCTGGATAAACAGGAACTTGTGCAGGGAAGATACGTGATCGCCAGCCATGGGGATGTGTTGTCGATAGCAGGCAAGATAGTGTCCCACCCTGCGAGGAAAGAGATAGCAAAAACAAAAATGACCGAATTCCTCAATTCTCTGGTAATTCCTGACACGTGGTGCCATCTTCCTTAA
- a CDS encoding MIP/aquaporin family protein — translation MGCENDLPRKMVAEFLGTMGLIIAVIGSVMLVNLKFEVEGTIFNALVQGIAGFLVLFAMLEALGKISGGHFNPAVTLAMVATRETKISTGAFYVIAQILGGFVGVLLLNISFIGSGVDTVLQVSDNALGSSYLVVSEILCTFLLVAVVFGCIRSGSKKTSLAVAATVGGLIMVTASTFYANPAVDIARMFAQSQDGIAPLTAVYYIIAAIIGALIAAGLFSWLYPVERTTGN, via the coding sequence ATGGGATGCGAAAATGACCTTCCTAGAAAAATGGTTGCCGAGTTCCTCGGGACCATGGGCCTGATCATAGCGGTGATCGGCTCAGTAATGCTTGTGAATTTGAAATTTGAAGTCGAGGGTACAATATTCAATGCCCTTGTTCAGGGTATAGCGGGTTTCCTTGTGTTGTTTGCGATGCTTGAGGCTCTTGGGAAGATCTCAGGCGGTCACTTCAACCCGGCAGTGACCCTTGCGATGGTTGCAACGAGGGAAACAAAGATATCGACGGGTGCATTTTACGTGATCGCCCAGATCCTCGGAGGTTTTGTAGGGGTACTTCTCCTCAACATCTCTTTCATAGGCAGCGGTGTCGACACAGTACTACAGGTAAGCGATAATGCTCTCGGAAGCAGCTACCTTGTAGTTTCGGAGATCCTGTGTACATTCCTGCTTGTAGCAGTAGTGTTCGGATGCATCAGAAGCGGGTCGAAGAAGACCTCGCTGGCCGTAGCGGCCACGGTCGGTGGTCTTATTATGGTCACCGCCAGCACATTCTACGCTAACCCTGCAGTGGACATTGCCAGAATGTTCGCGCAGTCGCAGGATGGGATCGCACCACTAACGGCTGTATATTACATTATAGCAGCAATAATCGGTGCTTTGATCGCAGCCGGACTATTCAGCTGGCTCTACCCCGTAGAGCGGACAACAGGCAATTAA
- a CDS encoding DUF2188 domain-containing protein gives MSFFDRFKTKEEKPKKKDEPKKDVKVEKKEKEAAWAASKEKPIEKAEDKPVEESKPAEKTEKPADEPKKKSVRKPKEESKVAEKKKTETKKSDTKTWHITKRTDGMWQVKAQGNERATKLFKTKAEAEEYVKILVANNEGSKVIKHKKTGEFQKK, from the coding sequence ATGAGTTTTTTTGACAGATTCAAAACGAAAGAAGAGAAACCTAAAAAAAAGGATGAGCCCAAGAAGGATGTAAAGGTTGAGAAGAAGGAAAAAGAGGCTGCTTGGGCAGCATCTAAAGAAAAACCAATAGAGAAAGCTGAAGATAAACCTGTTGAAGAAAGCAAACCTGCTGAGAAAACTGAGAAACCAGCCGACGAACCCAAAAAGAAATCCGTTAGAAAACCAAAGGAAGAATCAAAAGTGGCAGAAAAGAAGAAGACAGAAACAAAGAAATCGGACACAAAGACTTGGCACATAACGAAAAGAACAGATGGGATGTGGCAGGTAAAAGCACAGGGCAATGAGAGGGCCACGAAGCTCTTTAAGACAAAGGCTGAAGCTGAAGAATATGTAAAAATACTCGTGGCCAATAACGAAGGATCCAAGGTCATAAAACATAAAAAGACCGGAGAATTCCAGAAAAAATAA
- a CDS encoding peptidylprolyl isomerase, which translates to MVKQVSAAHILVKTEKEAKDLKEEILKGKSFADVAKKSSTCPSAKKGGDLGWFGRGQMVKPFEEAAFNAKKGDLVGPVKTEFGWHLIQIKDQK; encoded by the coding sequence ATGGTAAAGCAGGTCAGTGCGGCACATATCCTTGTAAAGACAGAGAAAGAAGCCAAAGATCTTAAAGAAGAGATACTGAAAGGAAAGAGTTTTGCAGATGTGGCTAAGAAATCTTCCACCTGCCCGTCCGCGAAGAAGGGCGGGGATCTGGGATGGTTCGGCAGAGGGCAGATGGTCAAGCCCTTCGAAGAAGCGGCGTTCAATGCAAAAAAAGGCGATCTGGTCGGCCCGGTAAAAACAGAGTTCGGGTGGCATTTGATACAGATCAAAGATCAAAAATAA